The stretch of DNA ATACGATTGCGGATTCgtcataatatatatttgtttgtggtttattttgaggATGATCAGAAAAACAATTTTATATATTGCATGTTCAGATAAATAGTCCACAAAACATTTAAtcaaatttgagattaatttatcTTAATATATTATTACCTTCAACTCGATCCGTACAATTTTGTTAATGTTTTTGTGTGTGCAATGCACTACTAGATGTATCTTGAATGCTGGTTTACACTCTGTACGCATTGAACAAAGAATTAATTCacgtttaattaattaaatatgttgcAACTTCGTGAGTCACCCCCACCCCCACCCCCTGCCTCATGCCtcaattttacatttttttaaataaaaaatttaatatcaaAGTGCATTATAGTTGATTGAGATATTTGTGTAtatatagttatttttataatttatatttaaatataataatatcgtAATAGTAACAATAAtgaaatatcataatatattttggAATTATTGTATTTAAATTATGTCATATTATAATAGTAAAAAGCAACGAGAGACTAAACTTTcatttcaaataataaaataaaaaagaaaaatatagagGTGATAATCTACAAATTTGAAacgataaatttttttaaaaaggaaaaaaacatCCAAAAGAAAAGGCCAAAATAGACGTGATACCAAACTTTTGTTctgttaaatttataatttgctATAGAAACTAAAAATTAATTGGTCAACCTTGTTGAATGATTGTAGAAAAGGTCAGAGGTGGCTTTCCAACTAGaataggttttttgtgagacgttctcacgaatcttgatctgtgagacgggtcaaacctaatgatatttaaaataaaaagtaatactcttagcataaaaagtaataatttttcatggatgacccaaataagagatctgtctcacaaaatacgaccattgagaccgtctcacacgagtttttgcCTTCCAACTAACAAGATCTTAAAAAGGTTGTCAATTTGATTATCACCTTTTTACGTGTACTATTATTTTTCGTCACTCCTATTGAATCGAGCTACtttatatctttattttttaatacaatatttgaattaatcgaatgaattcaaaataaaaatattcgaAGTTCGCTAACATGTACATAGCCATCGTCCAACTTTTCGATTATATTTAActatttattgtatttattcaagggaaaatatgaaagaaaaaaattacactcaatttttgttttgatgCACTAGTCTAGTGCAAGTTGTGTTGGATAGATAATATGTGGTTTAAGCAGTCAACTAAAAGACGGAGATTTCCACCTATATTTAACTTGAATTAAATTCTGAGGGTGATAGCTAGCTAGGTGCAATGGTTGTTGGCAAACTTGATGAAAACATGTCCAAAATCCATTCATTTTCTAGACAAACGAAGCGATGAATTTTGACTATTTTGTGATCAAATTTGCATTTTCTTGAAAATGGTTGTTGAAACATTTGACCATCTTTAAAACATGACTATCCATATTTTCCCTATGGCAAGGTTTGCAAGTGTAAGGTTATCGTTGCATTCGGTTCGAGAATTTCGACTAAATATTATGACGTAAAAGTAGACGTTGATCAAGAGGTTTCGAAATCGCTCAGATTTATAAGAACTAATGAAACCGAATAATTTTTATGGGTTGAAATAACTTGTTATTGAGATCCAAACTGGTAAGTCTCGAATCCAAAGGCTAATATCCCAGTTCAGGTACAAGCTTTGTACATCATCCAGGTATCTGATATCTACAGACAATAAtcagaataaaataaaataatcttgTTTCAAAGAACATTTAACAAGCCATGCATGTGTTCCAGGTCTTGCGTATCTTTACGGCTAGAATATCCTTTGCAGCTATCTGTTCTCTCTTATTTCCTTGTACACTGGAAAGAAGAAGCGAACCGGAATCTCTAATAGTGGCAAGAACTAAGAAGCATTTTTGCAGAAAGATGGGATTCATCTTGTTTCCTTAACCAAAGCATGCAGCCTTTGATTCTTACATAATATTCACGCGAAAATTGAATCTAAAATACCATCGAATCCGATCTATAATCCCAGGTCACACTGTATCAACAACTTTTTACAACCTTTTGCGACCATACACGGACTAGCCATCCACCACCATCACCGATTTTCAAATCCAAGATCCTCCTTTTACCATTACCTTCCGGTTCTTCTTCACAACTTTTCGACAACTCTTTACTCTTCAAAGAGGGTTCCGGATTGCCTGTGCCTAATGATGCCTCCAGAACTTGATTCACCATTTCCACAACTTCGCTCATTTTGGGCCGTGTTCTTGCAAGTCTGGACAAGCAGCGGTTGGCCACGAGCGAGAGTTTGTGAGCTGATTTAAGGAtatttttctcttcaattcTTGGATCTATTATCTTCTGAAACTTCTTAGGATCTGATAGATATGGTTTTACCCACTCTAAAAGCTTCTGATCACTTCTGGGACGGTTTCTATCCAATGGACGTCTGCCTGTTATTAGTTCGTAAAGGAAGACACCATAGCTCCATACATCGCTCTTTGATGTGAGACGACCAGTTTGAATGTATTCGGGAGCTGCATATCCCATGGTCCCAACAACCTGATATTGACCGAGTATTTATCAAGCATGAAAGTAATGACTCTAGTATATTTTCTGATCATATGGCATAAAAGGCAAAAATTATCTCCCAAAAGGTAAAATGTAGGAGTCAATACAGCATTGCGTCATCGAGCTTACCGCAGTTGATACATGAGTTAGTCCTTCAGAAGGACCCAATCGAGCCAATCCAAAGTCTGATAGCTTAGCATTCCACTGCTCATCCAGGAGAATATTCGAAGATTTGAAATCTCGGAAGATGATCTGAACataaaaaatgagagaaaaaaatcAGCCTGTACATGATAAGCCATGTTCAAACTACATGATATATTTTAGCTCTAACCATCTGAATATACGAAAAAAGACCTATATATGGTCTAATGAAAAAGAATGAAAGATAAGGAGATGCCATAAGAGTTTACCTGAAAATCCATTTCCTCGTGCAGGTAGGCTAAGCCATGGGCTGCATCCAGAGCTATCTTAAGCCTCATATCCCAGGAAAGTGGTGTAGCTGACCTAGCTGACAGATGGTCTTCCACGCTTCCGTTTGTCATGTACTCGTAAATGAGAAGCCTTTGAATACCTCTTTCATCATCCTCCGCACAGTAGCCTATGAGTTTCACGAGCTTTGGATGTTCAACAATGCCAAGAACATTAACTTCCGTCACCCATTCTTTGTGACCCTTAAATAACATAGAAGGTTCCGCTTACCATTAAGAAACTGTTCCACAAAATTTTTTAGCTCAACTTTCTAAATAAGAGGCGCCTGTGCAAGATACTCATAACCAATTTCTCTACCTAAGAAGACGATAATTTATGTCTTGGAACCACTTTAGCTCAATTCATAGGAATCGACACAACAATAGTTTTCTGTTTTAACAAACCCCTCACATGTGCCTGAGACCGGGAATATATGCACGAAATTAAGACACAGTTCATACATGTGGGCAATGGTTGACCATTGGACAATAAAGGCCAAAAAATAACCAGCCAAGATGAgcctaattaaatataaaatgatGGCATTGCACAGGTCTTGAACTCGTCACCACCTGTTTCTAAATTCTAATACCATGTCAAACCCACTTTATCCCAAAAGCTTGAGCTCATGACACATGACATACAATGGTTTTATATTCTCAGAGCACGGAAAGAAAAGGTGAAATCTTGAAAACAAGAGAGCGTGAAAGAGAATCTACCTGCAGTCCTCTTTTACCAAGTTGTTTCACAGCCACCTGAATTTTTTCAGATGGATTCTCGGAACTCTTGATCACACCTTTAAAAACGCATCCAAATCCACCCTCCCCAAGTTTGGTAGTTCGACTGAAGTTTTTTGTCGCTTGTTTTATCTCTGAAAATGTAAAAACTCGGAGATTACTAGGTCTATCAGACAAATTTGGGAATTGGCTCCGTCCTCTAGACTCAGTACTTGTATCTGAATTCTGAGAATTAACTGCAGATCCTGATTGCCTCATTTCTTGATCAGTAAATGAGGACAATGCTGAATTTGGTGGTGTGATCTTCTCTTTTTCCTTCTTCTCTTCATTGCGAACTTGGAAACATTTCAAGGGGTTAAACAAATCCATCTGTGAAAATGGAAAAGGAGAACCTTCTTGAGAAATCATCACCAAGGCATCGGTTGCTTATcccaaaaaaaataacaaaacaaCTCAAAATTTTAATAAAGTAGGATCATGCTTCTTTAAACTAAAAGCATGAAGTGTTGACAACACAATCACATTAAACATAGTCGAGTTAACAAATATGAAACCATAGGGCGTGCCGCCATTGCTTCAAGCTATAAAGGGCAACATAGTGAAAAGCGTAACAAACGAGTTAAAAAGGTCGGCAAAAGGAAAAATCTTGAGGTAAATAAATACCATGGACATGACAACAGTTCCCATAACAATAATTTAAGTAAATTTATACAGATTCTCTGTCACTTCTTAAAAACGAAACAGTGACAAATAATTTTACTCTAAAAAAAGAATACACGCAGCAGCAAATCCACAAACACCCCAATTTCCATTACCATTTACCATGACCAACGTAAATATCCGGTATCTGATGACGAGGTGGTGGAGCCATAAGAGCCAATACCATGTGGGATCAATCTTACGCGATATTAACTCTTGATCAAGAAAACCTTGAATTGTCCCATAGCATCAACACATGGTAGATTTAGATTTATACAAATCAGTAATACCATATCGAAGATGAATCTTACGTTTAGGTTTCTCAATTTGATTCCAAGAATAAACTCTTTTCATGACTCCTAGTCTAGGCACTAGAACTTACATTTTCTATCTAAAACACCCAAGAAATCAAGAATCCAAATTAAATCCAGTTAAAAGAAACATATTATGTATCAAGAACTTTACCTCCGGAAGCTGAAACCAGGGACACATATCTGTCCTCAATCTTTTAAATCACCTAGTAAAGTTCCAATCTTGAACGACTGCTGAAGAGACGATACAAAAGCCGGAAAATTCTAGCCGCGATACGTCGCCGAAGTCTTATTATTGaataactaaataaattattgaaGCCGCCCACATAATATTACAGGGACTAGAGTTAAATACACCCAAAATAATAATAGGAGGGGAGAAAAATTGTGTGTATTCACATATATAAACCGTAAAGTGGAGGGACAGGTGTGAAGGCGGCCATTTAATACTGGAACTTTGTTTGCGAGAGAAGATTCTGACAAGTTAAGAAACTCATGATCTTTGTTTGATTGAATTAGTCCGAATAGGGTCGAAGTACTAAATTTCGGGGAATCGTTCTGTTCTTGCAATTACCCTTGGTTTACGTTcgtttgatgattttggttTTTGCTTGATTAGTTACAAGTTTATTTGGTACAAAGTGGCAATTGGGCGAAGAACAAAGTTTTCAAGTGTTATATATATACTAgtatattttatctcatgcatgaAGTATTACTTTATGTAATTGattattcacaaaaaaaattgtgagaataataatttaacaaaaatttgtgtgacacggttttatttaggtcatcaatgaaaaaatattattttttatgctaagagtattactttttattgtgaatatcgatagggttgactcgtctaaCAGATAAAAatccgtgaaatcgtctcacaatagacctactcaattcaaatttaaattttcaaaaaataatttaaaagactttaaaaaattaaaattacacatttaattacacatttattaattatttgttttcaaatatttaatacgGTTGATAAATacattaatattaataaatattttcttttatagCTAATTTTTGACGAAAACTTTATAAATATGCCAAAAACTTGTTTATACAAATGTATATgtgtataaataaataaatattataaaataataacttcttaaaaaaattaaaacaatatttttcttttatcttgacaTCCTAAACTGCTAAAACGATAATTGAATATCTCTAAatggtaaatttttttttttacaaaacacTTAGCTTacatgtaaggcctgagatttattagtcttcattgatgcgatattcaaagatatgagaatgcatgccatgtaatgagaagcaataaatgggatgggggaaggagagacatgaaaaattagaattttgaatgaagggcagaccgcacccgcggtccaagaaagagtgcacccgcggttgatggacagagagttggaaattatttacagaaatgacaccgcacccgcggttcaaacgtaaccgcacccgcgttgatgtcaccgcaccagcggtcttatatgtagcgcacccgcgatcgtcgattttggaaaatgaatagactgccgaagcttgagcgcacctgcggtctagatggagcgcacccgcggtgctgcatgcgagaaagccacatttgtttcttatgatgacacatggcatatatatatatatatatatatatatatataattgtgctgagtcttcatttttaacacttccatcagctgagaaacgaAGAAGAAAAGGGTTCCAAGCTTTCTTCCATCTTTACTATTTGATTGTGTGAGATTTACTTATCCAAAAGTTAATCCAAGCTTAAATTCTTGTTCCTcacttcaaaggctacaagaggatgtaagtttcattcatttcctgcatgatttgagatattgatgttggggaaacttggatatgcttgtagatatatgttcttatgattataagcaacggttattcgcaaccggatcgaagaaatggtaccgtatgtaattgttatgaattccagcatatgtatgatttaacatgttcagatttcagagttaatGTGTATTATGAAGAGAATGgtgaattgttgatattgattatattgtgttgatttatgagttgatcggtatatcgagaatccgccgttatgccgtcgaattgtattCAGATTAAATATTGAGTcctatatgtattgatagaatgcactttgatcatgccatttcagattctattggcaactttgatagcgagacttcgactacgacagattATTCGacgaaatgtataattcatgttttgtttggggaagacacaactcaaatgagattcaatttgagtttcccaaccaaatcacatactagaattgttgtctatcttttgatatggttttgatttgtttatggacttATATTCTAATCctttgatatgatgatgccttgtttatagatttatattcaagcatttgagataggagagtcattggcagacttgccaaactagacgttcggtggtatcgacgcttcggatcagattcactccgattgtagacattcgatacagacagggccgaagtctaggaataagacgtacagttaccccgattgggagggtaggtaacagacagtgacgtcttattcacaccgggatccctagagtagagtcgagtcgagtcaagacatgatttgatttgaattgcatgctcatatagattggtttcatagactatggaacccctTGTTATTGCcttcatgcatgaattatgattatgtattagcatgcatacatgttttatactgggatttgttctcaccggagtttccggctgttgttatgtctgtatgtgtgcataacaacaggtggggcaggatctgggtcacgacagagatgagttcgagatagcgtggtgacttcgggcgccgaagattactagttgtttcttactagacttgtactacttgtggttatagtttgtattaaacactggtttgtatgaatgtattagaacaagacatgtaattatgtttattgaaataaaataaagaactatcttgtgcttatttatatacatttgaattaatgttaaaaagcaaaattttgacccagatttttgaataaagatccgattaatcccgaaaagaattgagttagagcccgggtccccacattacaTTTCAAACTTTGCATCTAGAAATAAAAACTCATCGTCAAGATTTGAAGATGATATTCCCAAATCACTAAATGTGGATCGTGTTTATAACATAGAATGACATACAACAAAAtggagcattgtttaaagtcaAACAAATGGATGTGCAAAACTCTCTCAATTGGACTGAATTAATGTCCCGCATATGTTCCACGTCCATCTTcgaacccgaacccgaacccgaacccgaaTCCGAATTCGAATCTTGTTTATTGTAATCCTCTAAATATTTTTGGCATGTGGCTTGggagattttatttaaattttttctttttttggtaAATGATATGTACATGCATGTACTGTGACGAGAGAAATGAAGTAAAAAAGGATCGAGTTACATTTTTTGAGTCCATGCATTGCGCCATCAATTTCTCCCCGCCAATTCTTCAACCAAAAACAATGGAGCTTCTCCCCAACAATGGATACCATTCTCACATCTCACCTCTAAACACCTTCACCAGAAAAGCTTTCGTCTTTTTGGCTCAAGAATCATCCCCCTCATATTTTCGTCATCCAAGCCCTGTGATCAACCTCCATGATTCTTGTTTGTTTCCCAAACAGATTATGTAAAAGAGCGTTGATCGGATTAGTGATAAAGATTCTTGTGAATCTTTGAGTTAGCTTCAAGCATTTGAACAAACACTATTGGTAAAGCATTTGTTTTTGTGACGTTCTTGGATGATTTTCCTTATGTATGAGATTTGGATAAATTTTTGTTGTTAAAATGAGAGGAGTGAGGATTAATTCCTCTTGTATCCAATCACTGGTGCTGTTGATTTTGTTTCTTGTTCTGGGTTTCTCATGGCCTGTTTGGTGTGTGGATGGGGACGACTACTCGAATACTGGTAATCCTACAGCGATCCCACTGGTTACATCTTTTATCTACAGCCAAATTTCGAATCTTACAAAGATATTCAACAAGGAAATCACCAACAGCTTGGGATATTGCATTAAGGATGTGTGAGTTTCCTATTCTTTTAGGTCATATTATTCCAATTAGTTTCCTATATATAAGAGTTGCTTCTTCCCAGGGACACTGATATGAATGAAGCATTCAATTTTTCCAGCAATCTGGATTTTTTGAATAATTGTGTCAAACAGACGAAAGGTATTGACATATATAATCACAAAAGTTGACAAATTcagattttaatttatttcccTATCGAAATCTGCTTCATTTAGAGTTTGCTTTGCTTCAGTGCTTTTTATGACCTGATTGCAGACAGTCATTACTTAATTTAACAGATGTTACGAAAAGGATCTGTACAGCAGCGGAAATGAAGTTCTATTTCACTAGTTTTATGGACACGAAATCAGCCAATGCTCAATTCTTAAAACCAAACAGAAACTGTAATTTGACTTCTTGGGTCCCTGGTTGTGAGCCTGGTTGGGCTTGTGGAGTTGCTTCAAATGTTACAGTTGACCTGAAAAACTCGAAGGACATCCCTGATCGGACTCGTGATAGCCAACCTTGTTGTGAAGGTTTCTTCTGCCCTCGAGGCCTCACTTGCATGATCCGTAAGTGCATCAAAAAAAATCATTCTTGTGCCATAAGCTATGCATTGTTTTGCTGCCGGTCAGTAATTGGGAATATTTAAAGGTTGGAAAAAAATTACCTTGGAAGCTGCATGTTCAACTATGATTACAAGAAAAAGGATTTAGGACTTTCATAAACATCAGAAACTATTGCACAAAATTCAGCATAAATGCACGCTTGTTTGTTCatgaagaattgaaagatctAACTCATATCTCCTGTTTTGCAACTCTATTTTAGCCTGTCCTTTAGGCTCATTTTGCCCACGTTCAAAGCTTAATACAACCTCTGGCATATGCGATCCGTAAGTCTTTTTGTCCTGCTGGACATCAATTTCTGTGTGACGTAGAATTGTTGTCGTTTATATGATATGTTGATATGCATGTTCGTAAAGAAAATTTCAGGTATGCTTATCAATTACC from Primulina tabacum isolate GXHZ01 chromosome 3, ASM2559414v2, whole genome shotgun sequence encodes:
- the LOC142540179 gene encoding serine/threonine-protein kinase PCRK1-like isoform X1; the protein is MCPWFQLPEMDLFNPLKCFQVRNEEKKEKEKITPPNSALSSFTDQEMRQSGSAVNSQNSDTSTESRGRSQFPNLSDRPSNLRVFTFSEIKQATKNFSRTTKLGEGGFGCVFKGVIKSSENPSEKIQVAVKQLGKRGLQGHKEWVTEVNVLGIVEHPKLVKLIGYCAEDDERGIQRLLIYEYMTNGSVEDHLSARSATPLSWDMRLKIALDAAHGLAYLHEEMDFQIIFRDFKSSNILLDEQWNAKLSDFGLARLGPSEGLTHVSTAVVGTMGYAAPEYIQTGRLTSKSDVWSYGVFLYELITGRRPLDRNRPRSDQKLLEWVKPYLSDPKKFQKIIDPRIEEKNILKSAHKLSLVANRCLSRLARTRPKMSEVVEMVNQVLEASLGTGNPEPSLKSKELSKSCEEEPEGNGKRRILDLKIGDGGGWLVRVWSQKVVKSC
- the LOC142540179 gene encoding serine/threonine-protein kinase PCRK1-like isoform X2 — encoded protein: MDLFNPLKCFQVRNEEKKEKEKITPPNSALSSFTDQEMRQSGSAVNSQNSDTSTESRGRSQFPNLSDRPSNLRVFTFSEIKQATKNFSRTTKLGEGGFGCVFKGVIKSSENPSEKIQVAVKQLGKRGLQGHKEWVTEVNVLGIVEHPKLVKLIGYCAEDDERGIQRLLIYEYMTNGSVEDHLSARSATPLSWDMRLKIALDAAHGLAYLHEEMDFQIIFRDFKSSNILLDEQWNAKLSDFGLARLGPSEGLTHVSTAVVGTMGYAAPEYIQTGRLTSKSDVWSYGVFLYELITGRRPLDRNRPRSDQKLLEWVKPYLSDPKKFQKIIDPRIEEKNILKSAHKLSLVANRCLSRLARTRPKMSEVVEMVNQVLEASLGTGNPEPSLKSKELSKSCEEEPEGNGKRRILDLKIGDGGGWLVRVWSQKVVKSC